The following nucleotide sequence is from Plasmodium sp. gorilla clade G2 genome assembly, chromosome: 11.
aaaaattaaaaaatcgaaagtatgataatatactatatatatataatgatatatatttatatcataataatttattgttTCTATCTAAACCATCAAGTTATACATGGATGAAATTACATGAACTCTCTACTCAAATTACAAATACTATTTCTGATATACATCATAAGAAATACATGCAAAAACCAAATAGAAAATTGTATCATATAGATAAAGAagagaaggaaaaaaaagataaaaaaaaagaagtacTTAAAGATCAtgaaaaaatggaatattGTATAAACGAGGAGGAGAAGTTGGCATTCCAGTTGCTTCTAAGCAAGTTAAATCAGGACACTCATTTTGAGGTACACccaaaggaatatatatatgtatatatatatatatatatttatatgtatatatttatatatatttatatgtatatatttatttatatatatatatatatatttttttttttttttttttttttttttttttttattttagcTGTTTCGAAAATTTAAGAATAAAGCTGTGTGGAAGACACTTGAGGGGGGTGAAATTGAATTGGATGATAAGTTAACAAGAGCGGATGTGTTcaggtatttttttttttatatgcatatatttttcatttaaattatttcatgcaaattattatatatatatatatttatatatttatttattttttatttttatatagagAAATGTATAATTGGTGTAAGTTTCAGTtggaaatgaaaaataagcAAAGTGAATTATCTGACTCAGAAAGTGATTCATCAAAGGATTCTTActaatttgtatataatatatttaaatttttttttttgttacatgtatatatatatatatatatatatatatatatatatatatgatatttatttatttatttatttgggAGAGGATAAAAAGACAACAAaggattttataaaaaaatagtttTGAACTATTGGAgttgtttttaattttattaataatattatatatatatatatatatatatatgttattaataatattgatattccacatattattttaattagtactttaatttttttttttttaaatattctccTAATATTtgacacatatatatatatatatatatatatgtatgtatgtatgtatgttttatgctataatattattcttataattatttattgattttttatatgctAAACTTATTTTTcaacatattataaaatttattgaaATAGTTtgaattcaaaaaaaaattttaaataaaaaattaacatatacatatatatttatgtatatattatatttttataacataaaaaaaaaaaataataaaattgtcTTGTTAGACATTTATTGCAACAAAATTGTTACAGTTTTTTATGGTGTAGAAGGATCGGATTGAATTTAAAGGGTACAAAAAATGTAAGtcagaaaaagaaatatataaacatatatatatatatatatataaacatatatatatatatcaatatatatatatatatatatatatatatatatatatatttatttatttatttatatgtgtatgccATTTAATTTTCGAATATAGACGAATCAGCATTATTTTCTGGTatgaattttaatatatgattaaTTGGTTTATATTCtagaataatattttcattgctagaatattcttttttatttttattcatatcaatattattatcatgttcttcaatattatcattttttaaagtatAGTCAAACATTTtacaatatttttcttcatctaCAGATCCAAAATAGGCAATATTATCTCCcctaataattaaatttcctacaaaattaaaatgaaatgtatccatacaaatataaataaataaatatatatatatcattgtgtaaaaaaaaaaaaaaatgagataACGCTTTTCACCCTACCAACATATACGtctgaaaaaaaatttttttcaggaatgattattttttcaacACAGTGAGTTAAGAAAACATTCCCATGTTGATCATAAGTTCTTAATATAcctatcaaaaaaaaaaaaaatatagattaaaattatatacatatatataatatattatatatatttatctatatcttcatattttgaagtacctaaatataatttattatcacgtgatgaaataaaaatgtaagtGTCAATTTCTTCTTCAAAGCTACTTAACCATAAGGGCATAGACGAATGCTCCATTGTATTTatcgtatttttttttttttttttttttactttaatCTTTATTTGTTAAATGTTTAAGtatcttttattattcttttttattttatttctcttattattatatgaacgaaaaaaaaaaaaaaaaaaaaaaaaaaaaaaaaaaaccaactttattatatttttttaataattcacatataaaataatatcaaaTAACAATCCAGATGggttttaattaaaatacatttttttcttctatataataattataatactgctgaattgttttttttttttttttttttttctatttcataaaattttcgtatatataaaagttattatttctttttataaatgttcgttcaataaaataatcattttttcataagatatttaaaataaaaaaaaattttgtttcaattttaaatttaaatataatatatattatatatatatatattataatttttatacttatagaaaaaaaaaaaaaaaaaaagcattaCAGCATAAAAtaatcatacatatataatatatcttattatatataagaaataaaatagaaaggGCGATGATGtggcaaaaaaaaaaaaaataataaaaatattaaataaataaataaataaaatgataatatacaacaagaaaattatataaaatgaactacaattttgtttataaataattatgtggtgttattatatatatatatataaaatatatgtattttttttttttttttttttcgttgtATTCAGTACacttaattattttttctgttGGGAACTAATAACcctctaaaaaaaaatatacatatatatgtatataggaagaacaattttttaaataaaagaaaagtatttaattatatataataatgaaaatatttatatgcctatagttatatatatttatacatatatttaaaaaaatatgtatcttttttttttttttttttttttttttggtaacaTTATGTTTTATTCTATCTCTATTCTTATATTCTGTTCTTATAGGAAAACAAGAAACAAATTTAAAATGTagataaaatatgaaaagaaatttaaatgtataaaggtattaatttatttattagtgtaataatatttttattgttttgtaatatatatatatatatatatatatatatttcttttttttttttttttttttttggtattaTTTGTCTCTTACTATCCTTTATTAATTGGTTTTTTTTCCACATATTATGAGAATATATAATAGCcttgcaaaaaaaaaatttttttttttttttttgtatatttgtaattatatttgtatttatatttgatatttatatatgaatttttattattctattctattttattttttttattcaatttttttttttttttttggtatcatataaaatatcatctttttaaatgtaactatatatttatattataataaaactttcttttttcgtgctatgaaataaaaaaacaaattggTAAAATATACAATTGATATGTTTAGATTTTAATTATCATATgtacaataaaaaaataaaattaaaatctGTCTACAccccaaaaaaataaaaaataatatataatatatatatatatatattttttatgttcccAATATAATGCTGTTAGTAATATGCttagtttttttttggttCATCCCTTATTATTGTTTTAACTACATTTTATGTGTAGGTAATAAAAATGACAtgttttttgtaaaaaataaaaatataatatatccttataatgatataaatagaataagaagaaataaagGAGGGAACTTGAACAGAAAGATGGTTgctaagaataataatattgatcaTAGTAATaagtattataataatttatatttatcatgtagtaataaaaaaagaggaaAAGGTGTAATAAAAAGATTATGTGCGATTAAACAGGACAATGtagttataaaaaatataaatgaagatgaaaaagaaagagaaataaaaaaaaatgatagagataaaataaaatcaacaaataataatgaacataaaaaagaagatacaaattttgttttttcatatgataagaaattaaataattattctgaatttaatatatatatggaaaataataatatagaagaatatatatcGGATGTAAATATTAGTACAGAAGAAATATGTAACTTATATGAAGATATGTATTTAGGAAGACTTTTTGAGAACTTAGTAgctaaattatattataataaaagagtTAATGgttttgttcatttatataatggtCAAGAAGCTGTAAGTACaggtattattaaaaatttaagaAATTCAGATTTTATTACAAGTACTTATAGAGATCATGTTCATGCACTAAGTAAAGGTGTGCAtgcaaataaaatattaaatgaactATATGGAAATTATTATGGTAGTACAAATAAAGGGAAAGGGGGTTCTATGCATATTTattcaaaagaaaataatttcataGGAGGATTTGGATTTATTGGTGAACAAATACCTATTGCTGTAGGTTTAGCATATAGtatcttatataaaaatgaatttcaATATAATCCAAAAAATTTGTCATTCACAtctaatacaaataaatatacaaataatcaTATACAAGAGAATATAAACTTGatacatatgaataattcTCAAAACATAGATGTTGTAGTATGCTTCTTAGGTGATGGTACCACTAATATTGGACAATTCTTTGAATCTTTAAATCTTGCTTCTTCTTACAACTTACCAATCATTTTtgttatagaaaataataattggGCTATAGGTATGGAGAGTTCTAGAAGCTCATCTGATGATCTTATGAATAACTATTCAAAAGGAAAAGCTTTTAATATAGATACTTTTAAAGTAGATGGAAATGATGTTCttagtatatataaactagccaaaaaaaaaatccaaCAAATTAGAAATAGAACATCAGGACCAGTAATTATAGAAGCTATTACATATCGAGCTAAAGGACATTCTTTAGCAGATCCAGATGAACTTCGtattaaagaagaaaaaacgTCATGGAAAAAAAGAGATcctattttattcttatccaattatatgaagaaatataatttagTTGAAGAATCATATTTTGAacaagttaaaaaaaaaacacaaacATTATTACAACAAGCAGAACTAGATGCTGAACAAAATTCAAAGAAAGGAGAAAATTTAGACATATGCAATATTAttcaacaaaatatatttgccCCATCAAATTTTACTCCTTATCAAAGTGAGtatcaaaattataaacaATTTGACGATATTTCTAATGAcgaattaaaagaatattatcaAGAACTACTCAAAGAaattgaaagaaaaaaagaaaacaaaaagatTGATCCTAACGACAAGTTTGATCAAAAAAAGTTACCCTTAATAATagattaaaaatttttacataatattttgttatacatatatatgaaaatgtaTTTATTGGTATACAACtatgtacaaaaaaaaaaaaataaatattaaataaatcatatacacacatatacacacatatacatatatatatatatatatatatattttatttttattttccatataaCATATCTTATAATAACCAAGAAagatatacattttttttttatccttgaatgtttttttataatgtttatttttagacataaaaaaaaaaaaaaaaaaaagaaaaaaaaaagtaaagtaaaaatttttcattaaattaataaaacaacacaatatataaagatgaattatttagataaaataaataaacacaaaaaaaaactattATAAGAATCAAATAACAACCCGTATAATAggtttaataataaaataataaatacatgtatacttatatatgcatatgttttcattaatttatatatataatatatatatatatatatacacacacacatatatatttttaatttaattaaaatttttgttgatttttaattattatatatacatatatttatatatgcttatttatatttatctttaattatatttttatttattattttttttttttttttctttaacattctaacaataatatgttaaaatatatatccaaatcaacaacaaaaaaaaggaaaaaaaaaaaaaaagaaataataatagcaaAGGGAAATAAGATAAAAAGGATTACATTTGAAAAGATATAATtccattcttttttttttgtacaacTAAATATATTCCAAACTGTAACAATATTTGAAattcctttttcttttccttttaaTTTGTAATTTCTGAATAtttcaataaaatataacatatctTTATAAATGTGTTTTGGGGTGTATCTAAATTGAAAATAGATAGCTATTTAtcttcataaatataaacataaatataaatgttattattatattacattatatattatactttattttttcatttttttttttatttatgcttttgttatatatatatatatatatatatatatatatatattttttttttttttttttttttttttttttttttttttttggctagatagctataaaaattttattaacaggggaaatataatgaactgttcataatttttttttttatcaccaTTGGAagcaaatataaaaataaatatacataaatatatatatatatatatatatatatatatatatatatatatatttatatatttatatatttatatatttatgtatatatttttttccattatATGAAGTCAATTGTTTTCCAATTTGCTCCTAAATTTTACCGAAAAAGCTGCAGTCAATCTGGTCATAccataattaataaaatcaaAATCAATCACTGAATGTAGACCTTGCAACAATGCCCATAAGCCCCAAACAATATGTGAGCATACATAGAAGGGTTGTATTTCGTCTATAAGTTGATTGATAAGTTGTTCATCATctgtttttaaataatgtttGATAAAATTGTATTCTTCAGATCTGTTAGGTGTTAAATCCCATTCACAGTTGAATCCAGCATATTCATTAAAATGGTTAGCAATATCATATGCTCTTTCCATTGGACATGAGTATTCAAAATCTATAAAGGATATGGATGATTCTTctgttttaataatatttgatGATAACAGATCACAATGACAAAGAACTACTGgtgaattttttttacagCATAAATCTTGAATTTCTGTGATAGTTGATTTTAACATATCAAAatcaattaattttaaaatataagcTTTAGGATTAAATAGATACATTTTTTgtctttcttcttttaatgtattaaaatatttccaTATTGTACTCCATAAAAAGGAT
It contains:
- a CDS encoding U6 snRNA-associated Sm-like protein LSm1, putative translates to MEHSSMPLWLSSFEEEIDTYIFISSRDNKLYLGILRTYDQHGNVFLTHCVEKIIIPEKNFFSDVYVGNLIIRGDNIAYFGSVDEEKYCKMFDYTLKNDNIEEHDNNIDMNKNKKEYSSNENIILEYKPINHILKFIPENNADSSIFEN
- a CDS encoding pyruvate dehydrogenase E1 component subunit alpha — encoded protein: MLLVICLVFFWFIPYYCFNYILCVGNKNDMFFVKNKNIIYPYNDINRIRRNKGGNLNRKMVAKNNNIDHSNKYYNNLYLSCSNKKRGKGVIKRLCAIKQDNVVIKNINEDEKEREIKKNDRDKIKSTNNNEHKKEDTNFVFSYDKKLNNYSEFNIYMENNNIEEYISDVNISTEEICNLYEDMYLGRLFENLVAKLYYNKRVNGFVHLYNGQEAVSTGIIKNLRNSDFITSTYRDHVHALSKGVHANKILNELYGNYYGSTNKGKGGSMHIYSKENNFIGGFGFIGEQIPIAVGLAYSILYKNEFQYNPKNLSFTSNTNKYTNNHIQENINLIHMNNSQNIDVVVCFLGDGTTNIGQFFESLNLASSYNLPIIFVIENNNWAIGMESSRSSSDDLMNNYSKGKAFNIDTFKVDGNDVLSIYKLAKKKIQQIRNRTSGPVIIEAITYRAKGHSLADPDELRIKEEKTSWKKRDPILFLSNYMKKYNLVEESYFEQVKKKTQTLLQQAELDAEQNSKKGENLDICNIIQQNIFAPSNFTPYQSEYQNYKQFDDISNDELKEYYQELLKEIERKKENKKIDPNDKFDQKKLPLIID